A window from Osmia lignaria lignaria isolate PbOS001 chromosome 8, iyOsmLign1, whole genome shotgun sequence encodes these proteins:
- the LOC117606596 gene encoding sex-lethal homolog isoform X7: MDFLEKKEDTHNNMNPQTDWSTQQLPNSQPTDADQQEQQNQTASGKVDQDPIELTKMTDQREQQLQQQQHQQQPQQLPQQQQQSHQQMKGNEEPRTNLIINYLPQSMTEKDLYSLFVTIGPVESCRVMKDYKTGYSYGFGFVNYAKAEDAATAINTLNGLQVQNKRLKVSFARPSGEEIKETNLYVTNLPRNITESQIDDIFSKYGNIVQKNILKDKITGLPRGVAFVRFDKREEAQEAIARLHGTIPEGGSEPLSVKIAEEHGKQKAAYYAGWQAGYNQSRDGHKNANVVLL; encoded by the exons ATGGATTTTctcgaaaaaaaagaagatacgcATAACAACATGAATCCCCAAACGGA TTGGAGTACGCAACAGTTGCCGAACTCTCAGCCAACGGACGCGGATCAACAAGAACAGCAGAACCAAACTGCAAGCGGAAAAGTGGACCAAGATCCTATAGAGCTTACCAAAATGACGGATCAAAGAGAGCAACAACTACAACAACAGCAGCACCAGCAACAGCCCCAACAACTAccgcagcaacaacagcagtcCCATCAACAAATGAAAGGCAATGAAGAACCAAGAACTAACTTAATCATCAACTATCTACCACAAAGTATGACAGAGAAGGATCTTTACAGTCTGTTTGTAACTATTGGACCTGTGGAATCCTGTCGCGTTATGAAAGATTATAAA aCTGGATACAGTTATGGTTTTGGGTTCGTTAATTACGCAAAAGCCGAAGATGCGGCCACAGCCATAAACACCTTAAACGGGCTTCAGGTTCAAAACAAAAGACTAAAAGTATCTTTCGCACGACCATCTGGTGAAGAAATCAAAGAAACCAATCTCTATGTTACAAATTTACCAAG aaatataacAGAAAGCCAGATCGATGATATATTTAGCAAATATGGTAATATCGTACAAAAAAATATTCTCAAAGACAAAATCACTGGTTTACCAAGAGGTGTGGCATTTGTAAG ATTCGATAAACGGGAAGAGGCGCAAGAGGCGATCGCGCGGCTACACGGCACAATACCAGAAGGCGGATCAGAGCCACTTAGCGTAAAAATCGCGGAGGAACATGGAAAACAAAAAGCGGCGTACTATGCAGGATGGCAAGCTGGCTACAACCAGAGTCGAG ATGGACACAAGAATGCAAATGTAGTGCTGCtgtga
- the LOC117606596 gene encoding sex-lethal homolog isoform X5: MDFLEKKEDTHNNMNPQTDWSTQQLPNSQPTDADQQEQQNQTASGKVDQDPIELTKMTDQREQQLQQQQHQQQPQQLPQQQQQSHQQMKGNEEPRTNLIINYLPQSMTEKDLYSLFVTIGPVESCRVMKDYKTGYSYGFGFVNYAKAEDAATAINTLNGLQVQNKRLKVSFARPSGEEIKETNLYVTNLPRNITESQIDDIFSKYGNIVQKNILKDKITGLPRGVAFVRFDKREEAQEAIARLHGTIPEGGSEPLSVKIAEEHGKQKAAYYAGWQAGYNQSRGERLYPTRNKYQRYAHYLY, from the exons ATGGATTTTctcgaaaaaaaagaagatacgcATAACAACATGAATCCCCAAACGGA TTGGAGTACGCAACAGTTGCCGAACTCTCAGCCAACGGACGCGGATCAACAAGAACAGCAGAACCAAACTGCAAGCGGAAAAGTGGACCAAGATCCTATAGAGCTTACCAAAATGACGGATCAAAGAGAGCAACAACTACAACAACAGCAGCACCAGCAACAGCCCCAACAACTAccgcagcaacaacagcagtcCCATCAACAAATGAAAGGCAATGAAGAACCAAGAACTAACTTAATCATCAACTATCTACCACAAAGTATGACAGAGAAGGATCTTTACAGTCTGTTTGTAACTATTGGACCTGTGGAATCCTGTCGCGTTATGAAAGATTATAAA aCTGGATACAGTTATGGTTTTGGGTTCGTTAATTACGCAAAAGCCGAAGATGCGGCCACAGCCATAAACACCTTAAACGGGCTTCAGGTTCAAAACAAAAGACTAAAAGTATCTTTCGCACGACCATCTGGTGAAGAAATCAAAGAAACCAATCTCTATGTTACAAATTTACCAAG aaatataacAGAAAGCCAGATCGATGATATATTTAGCAAATATGGTAATATCGTACAAAAAAATATTCTCAAAGACAAAATCACTGGTTTACCAAGAGGTGTGGCATTTGTAAG ATTCGATAAACGGGAAGAGGCGCAAGAGGCGATCGCGCGGCTACACGGCACAATACCAGAAGGCGGATCAGAGCCACTTAGCGTAAAAATCGCGGAGGAACATGGAAAACAAAAAGCGGCGTACTATGCAGGATGGCAAGCTGGCTACAACCAGAGTCGAG GGGAACGTCTGTACCCGACCAGGAATAAATACCAACGTTACGCGCATTATCTTTATTAA
- the LOC117606596 gene encoding sex-lethal homolog isoform X4, with the protein MTDQREQQLQQQQHQQQPQQLPQQQQQSHQQMKGNEEPRTNLIINYLPQSMTEKDLYSLFVTIGPVESCRVMKDYKTGYSYGFGFVNYAKAEDAATAINTLNGLQVQNKRLKVSFARPSGEEIKETNLYVTNLPRNITESQIDDIFSKYGNIVQKNILKDKITGLPRGVAFVRFDKREEAQEAIARLHGTIPEGGSEPLSVKIAEEHGKQKAAYYAGWQAGYNQSRGTGGSLSGGGRGRGVSGPPGMGMGISGSGPGMLGRAGGFGPRGGPHGGFIGGSGGPGAMRMEKIHPHRFNPIGMGGGYVQSHFW; encoded by the exons ATGACGGATCAAAGAGAGCAACAACTACAACAACAGCAGCACCAGCAACAGCCCCAACAACTAccgcagcaacaacagcagtcCCATCAACAAATGAAAGGCAATGAAGAACCAAGAACTAACTTAATCATCAACTATCTACCACAAAGTATGACAGAGAAGGATCTTTACAGTCTGTTTGTAACTATTGGACCTGTGGAATCCTGTCGCGTTATGAAAGATTATAAA aCTGGATACAGTTATGGTTTTGGGTTCGTTAATTACGCAAAAGCCGAAGATGCGGCCACAGCCATAAACACCTTAAACGGGCTTCAGGTTCAAAACAAAAGACTAAAAGTATCTTTCGCACGACCATCTGGTGAAGAAATCAAAGAAACCAATCTCTATGTTACAAATTTACCAAG aaatataacAGAAAGCCAGATCGATGATATATTTAGCAAATATGGTAATATCGTACAAAAAAATATTCTCAAAGACAAAATCACTGGTTTACCAAGAGGTGTGGCATTTGTAAG ATTCGATAAACGGGAAGAGGCGCAAGAGGCGATCGCGCGGCTACACGGCACAATACCAGAAGGCGGATCAGAGCCACTTAGCGTAAAAATCGCGGAGGAACATGGAAAACAAAAAGCGGCGTACTATGCAGGATGGCAAGCTGGCTACAACCAGAGTCGAG GTACTGGTGGTAGCCTGAGCGGTGGAGGAAGAGGCAGAGGCGTCAGTGGACCACCAGGAATGGGCATGGGTATCAGTGGCAGTGGTCCAGGGATGCTGGGCAGAGCAGGTGGATTCGGACCACGCGGAGGGCCACACGGTGGATTCATTGGAGGAAGCGGTGGGCCAGGAGCCATGAGAATGGAGAAGATTCACCCTCATCGTTTCAATCCCATAGGGATGGGCGGTGGTTACGTACAGTCGCATTTCTGGTGA
- the HDAC3 gene encoding histone deacetylase 3 — MSYNKKVSYFYNPDVGNFHYGPGHPMKPHRLSVIHSLVLNYGLHKKMQIYRPYRASTHDMCRFHSDEYVEFLQRVTPQNLQGYTKYLSHFNVGDDCPVFEGLFDFCSMYTGASLEGATKLNNNCCDIAINWSGGLHHAKKFEASGFCYINDIVIAILELLKYHARVLYIDIDVHHGDGVQEAFYLTDRVMTVSFHKYGNYFFPGTGDMYEIGAESGRYYSVNVPLKEGIDDASYVQVFKPVISHVMEFFQPTAIVLQCGADSLANDRLGCFSLSTKGHGECVKFVRDLNVPLLTVGGGGYTLRNVARCWTYETSLLVDEQISNELPYTEYLEYFAPDFTLHPDVVTRQDNANSKQYLEAITRHVYDNLKMIQHSPSVQMQDVPCDALPPEEERQPEPDPDSRQNVQDTDKIVEPANEYYSGEKDQDKMDVSES; from the coding sequence ATGAGTTACAATAAAAAAGTATCGTATTTCTATAATCCTGACgttggaaattttcattatggTCCAGGACATCCAATGAAACCTCACAGACTTTCTGTAATTCATAGCTTAGTACTCAACTATGGTTTGCACAAAAAAATGCAGATATATCGTCCATACCGTGCCAGCACACACGATATGTGTCGTTTCCATTCGGACGAATACGTGGAATTCCTGCAAAGAGTAACACCACAGAATCTACAAGGATATACCAAATATCTAAGTCATTTTAATGTAGGAGATGATTGTCCTGTCTTTGAAGGATTATTTGACTTTTGCTCTATGTATACCGGTGCCTCTTTAGAGGGTGCTACCAAGTTGAACAACAATTGTTGcgacattgctattaactgGAGCGGAGGACTGCATCATGCAAAGAAATTTGAAGCCTCTGGTTTCTGTTACATCAACGACATCGTGATTGCAATTTTGGAGCTGCTAAAATATCATGCCAGAGTCCTTTACATAGACATTGATGTTCACCATGGGGATGGAGTTCAAGAAGCGTTCTACCTCACTGATAGAGTAATGACTGTATCTTTTCACAAatatggaaattatttttttcctgGAACTGGTGATATGTATGAGATAGGAGCAGAAAGCGGAAGATATTACTCAGTCAATGTACCTTTGAAAGAGGGCATAGATGATGCATCATACGTTCAAGTATTCAAACCAGTCATATCCCATGTGATGGAGTTTTTTCAACCGACAGCTATCGTCTTACAATGCGGGGCAGATTCTCTTGCAAATGATCGTCTTGGTTGCTTCAGCCTAAGTACAAAAGGGCATGGAGAATGTGTAAAATTCGTAAGAGATTTAAATGTACCTCTGCTGACCGTAGGAGGAGGAGGATACACACTGCGAAACGTTGCGCGTTGCTGGACTTATGAAACCTCTCTTCTGGTCGACGAACAAATTAGCAACGAATTGCCGTACACGGAATACTTAGAGTACTTTGCACCAGATTTCACGCTGCATCCTGACGTTGTAACAAGACAAGACAATGCAAACAGTAAACAATATTTAGAAGCTATTACAAGACACGTgtatgataatttaaaaatgatacaacaCTCTCCAAGCGTCCAGATGCAGGATGTTCCATGCGATGCTCTGCCACCCGAGGAAGAGAGACAACCAGAACCGGATCCAGACTCTAGGCAAAATGTACAAGACACTGATAAAATAGTTGAACCAGCTAATGAGTATTATTCAGGAGAGAAAGACCAAGACAAGATGGATGTAAGTGAATCGTGA
- the LOC117606605 gene encoding uncharacterized protein LOC117606605: MRPDSRSVSFTFHREVLSVKNSSELTKNPKNLRRRLQDRFDKEKPGDSCKEKMSKDNRSWNNLTLGNMSADSRRALRSGAEKLSKTISSVRTTFGTISQKFKSSTRRRQRLEEQQSPNNMSKMQTPQTRSRQILGRTPTKLYSPFGIESPRHAWDKENNETPMHTPVSSNAHYIQCRPFRFTRAKGFSVLR, from the exons ATGCGACCGGATTCGCGCAGCGTTTCGTTTACATTTCACCGGGAAGTTCTAAGTGTCAAAAATTCGTCCGAGCTTACGAAGAATCCGAAGAATCTGAGACGACGCCTTCAGGATCGTTTTGATAAGGAAAAACCCGGCGATTCGTGCAAGGAGAAAATGTCGAAAGACAATCGTAGCTGGAATAATTTAACGCTCGGAAATATGTCAGCAGACTCCAGACGTGCTCTACGAAGTGGAGCCGAGAAACTATCCAAAACTATATCTTCCGTTCGTACAACTTTCGGAACTATATCACAG AAATTCAAAAGTTCAACGCGCAGGCGACAAAGACTGGAAGAACAGCAGTCTCCAAACAACATGTCCAAGATGCAAACTCCTCAAACTCGTTCTCGTCAAATTCTTGGACGAACACCAACTAAACTTTACAGCCCTTTTGGCATCGAATCACCTAGGCATGCATGGGATAAAGAAAACAATGAGACACCCATGCATACTCCTGTATCGTCTAACGcacattacatccaatgtagGCCATTCCGTTTCACAAGAGCAAAAGGATTTTCTGTCTTAAGATAA
- the LOC117606596 gene encoding sex-lethal homolog isoform X8, which yields MDFLEKKEDTHNNMNPQTDWSTQQLPNSQPTDADQQEQQNQTASGKVDQDPIELTKMTDQREQQLQQQQHQQQPQQLPQQQQQSHQQMKGNEEPRTNLIINYLPQSMTEKDLYSLFVTIGPVESCRVMKDYKTGYSYGFGFVNYAKAEDAATAINTLNGLQVQNKRLKVSFARPSGEEIKETNLYVTNLPRNITESQIDDIFSKYGNIVQKNILKDKITGLPRGVAFVRFDKREEAQEAIARLHGTIPEGGSEPLSVKIAEEHGKQKAAYYAGWQAGYNQSRGHAKLLS from the exons ATGGATTTTctcgaaaaaaaagaagatacgcATAACAACATGAATCCCCAAACGGA TTGGAGTACGCAACAGTTGCCGAACTCTCAGCCAACGGACGCGGATCAACAAGAACAGCAGAACCAAACTGCAAGCGGAAAAGTGGACCAAGATCCTATAGAGCTTACCAAAATGACGGATCAAAGAGAGCAACAACTACAACAACAGCAGCACCAGCAACAGCCCCAACAACTAccgcagcaacaacagcagtcCCATCAACAAATGAAAGGCAATGAAGAACCAAGAACTAACTTAATCATCAACTATCTACCACAAAGTATGACAGAGAAGGATCTTTACAGTCTGTTTGTAACTATTGGACCTGTGGAATCCTGTCGCGTTATGAAAGATTATAAA aCTGGATACAGTTATGGTTTTGGGTTCGTTAATTACGCAAAAGCCGAAGATGCGGCCACAGCCATAAACACCTTAAACGGGCTTCAGGTTCAAAACAAAAGACTAAAAGTATCTTTCGCACGACCATCTGGTGAAGAAATCAAAGAAACCAATCTCTATGTTACAAATTTACCAAG aaatataacAGAAAGCCAGATCGATGATATATTTAGCAAATATGGTAATATCGTACAAAAAAATATTCTCAAAGACAAAATCACTGGTTTACCAAGAGGTGTGGCATTTGTAAG ATTCGATAAACGGGAAGAGGCGCAAGAGGCGATCGCGCGGCTACACGGCACAATACCAGAAGGCGGATCAGAGCCACTTAGCGTAAAAATCGCGGAGGAACATGGAAAACAAAAAGCGGCGTACTATGCAGGATGGCAAGCTGGCTACAACCAGAGTCGAG gCCACGCCAAACTACTCAGCTAA
- the LOC117606596 gene encoding protein sex-lethal isoform X1, with translation MDFLEKKEDTHNNMNPQTDWSTQQLPNSQPTDADQQEQQNQTASGKVDQDPIELTKMTDQREQQLQQQQHQQQPQQLPQQQQQSHQQMKGNEEPRTNLIINYLPQSMTEKDLYSLFVTIGPVESCRVMKDYKTGYSYGFGFVNYAKAEDAATAINTLNGLQVQNKRLKVSFARPSGEEIKETNLYVTNLPRNITESQIDDIFSKYGNIVQKNILKDKITGLPRGVAFVRFDKREEAQEAIARLHGTIPEGGSEPLSVKIAEEHGKQKAAYYAGWQAGYNQSRGTGGSLSGGGRGRGVSGPPGMGMGISGSGPGMLGRAGGFGPRGGPHGGFIGGSGGPGAMRMEKIHPHRFNPIGMGGGYVQSHFW, from the exons ATGGATTTTctcgaaaaaaaagaagatacgcATAACAACATGAATCCCCAAACGGA TTGGAGTACGCAACAGTTGCCGAACTCTCAGCCAACGGACGCGGATCAACAAGAACAGCAGAACCAAACTGCAAGCGGAAAAGTGGACCAAGATCCTATAGAGCTTACCAAAATGACGGATCAAAGAGAGCAACAACTACAACAACAGCAGCACCAGCAACAGCCCCAACAACTAccgcagcaacaacagcagtcCCATCAACAAATGAAAGGCAATGAAGAACCAAGAACTAACTTAATCATCAACTATCTACCACAAAGTATGACAGAGAAGGATCTTTACAGTCTGTTTGTAACTATTGGACCTGTGGAATCCTGTCGCGTTATGAAAGATTATAAA aCTGGATACAGTTATGGTTTTGGGTTCGTTAATTACGCAAAAGCCGAAGATGCGGCCACAGCCATAAACACCTTAAACGGGCTTCAGGTTCAAAACAAAAGACTAAAAGTATCTTTCGCACGACCATCTGGTGAAGAAATCAAAGAAACCAATCTCTATGTTACAAATTTACCAAG aaatataacAGAAAGCCAGATCGATGATATATTTAGCAAATATGGTAATATCGTACAAAAAAATATTCTCAAAGACAAAATCACTGGTTTACCAAGAGGTGTGGCATTTGTAAG ATTCGATAAACGGGAAGAGGCGCAAGAGGCGATCGCGCGGCTACACGGCACAATACCAGAAGGCGGATCAGAGCCACTTAGCGTAAAAATCGCGGAGGAACATGGAAAACAAAAAGCGGCGTACTATGCAGGATGGCAAGCTGGCTACAACCAGAGTCGAG GTACTGGTGGTAGCCTGAGCGGTGGAGGAAGAGGCAGAGGCGTCAGTGGACCACCAGGAATGGGCATGGGTATCAGTGGCAGTGGTCCAGGGATGCTGGGCAGAGCAGGTGGATTCGGACCACGCGGAGGGCCACACGGTGGATTCATTGGAGGAAGCGGTGGGCCAGGAGCCATGAGAATGGAGAAGATTCACCCTCATCGTTTCAATCCCATAGGGATGGGCGGTGGTTACGTACAGTCGCATTTCTGGTGA
- the LOC117606596 gene encoding sex-lethal homolog isoform X6, whose translation MDFLEKKEDTHNNMNPQTDWSTQQLPNSQPTDADQQEQQNQTASGKVDQDPIELTKMTDQREQQLQQQQHQQQPQQLPQQQQQSHQQMKGNEEPRTNLIINYLPQSMTEKDLYSLFVTIGPVESCRVMKDYKTGYSYGFGFVNYAKAEDAATAINTLNGLQVQNKRLKVSFARPSGEEIKETNLYVTNLPRNITESQIDDIFSKYGNIVQKNILKDKITGLPRGVAFVRFDKREEAQEAIARLHGTIPEGGSEPLSVKIAEEHGKQKAAYYAGWQAGYNQSRDMAASKSKYSED comes from the exons ATGGATTTTctcgaaaaaaaagaagatacgcATAACAACATGAATCCCCAAACGGA TTGGAGTACGCAACAGTTGCCGAACTCTCAGCCAACGGACGCGGATCAACAAGAACAGCAGAACCAAACTGCAAGCGGAAAAGTGGACCAAGATCCTATAGAGCTTACCAAAATGACGGATCAAAGAGAGCAACAACTACAACAACAGCAGCACCAGCAACAGCCCCAACAACTAccgcagcaacaacagcagtcCCATCAACAAATGAAAGGCAATGAAGAACCAAGAACTAACTTAATCATCAACTATCTACCACAAAGTATGACAGAGAAGGATCTTTACAGTCTGTTTGTAACTATTGGACCTGTGGAATCCTGTCGCGTTATGAAAGATTATAAA aCTGGATACAGTTATGGTTTTGGGTTCGTTAATTACGCAAAAGCCGAAGATGCGGCCACAGCCATAAACACCTTAAACGGGCTTCAGGTTCAAAACAAAAGACTAAAAGTATCTTTCGCACGACCATCTGGTGAAGAAATCAAAGAAACCAATCTCTATGTTACAAATTTACCAAG aaatataacAGAAAGCCAGATCGATGATATATTTAGCAAATATGGTAATATCGTACAAAAAAATATTCTCAAAGACAAAATCACTGGTTTACCAAGAGGTGTGGCATTTGTAAG ATTCGATAAACGGGAAGAGGCGCAAGAGGCGATCGCGCGGCTACACGGCACAATACCAGAAGGCGGATCAGAGCCACTTAGCGTAAAAATCGCGGAGGAACATGGAAAACAAAAAGCGGCGTACTATGCAGGATGGCAAGCTGGCTACAACCAGAGTCGAG ATATGGCTGCATCTAAGTCAAAGTACAGCGAAGATTGA
- the LOC117606596 gene encoding sex-lethal homolog isoform X3, with translation MVSLGNISWSTQQLPNSQPTDADQQEQQNQTASGKVDQDPIELTKMTDQREQQLQQQQHQQQPQQLPQQQQQSHQQMKGNEEPRTNLIINYLPQSMTEKDLYSLFVTIGPVESCRVMKDYKTGYSYGFGFVNYAKAEDAATAINTLNGLQVQNKRLKVSFARPSGEEIKETNLYVTNLPRNITESQIDDIFSKYGNIVQKNILKDKITGLPRGVAFVRFDKREEAQEAIARLHGTIPEGGSEPLSVKIAEEHGKQKAAYYAGWQAGYNQSRGTGGSLSGGGRGRGVSGPPGMGMGISGSGPGMLGRAGGFGPRGGPHGGFIGGSGGPGAMRMEKIHPHRFNPIGMGGGYVQSHFW, from the exons ATGGTTTCGCTGGGAAATATCAGTTGGAGTACGCAACAGTTGCCGAACTCTCAGCCAACGGACGCGGATCAACAAGAACAGCAGAACCAAACTGCAAGCGGAAAAGTGGACCAAGATCCTATAGAGCTTACCAAAATGACGGATCAAAGAGAGCAACAACTACAACAACAGCAGCACCAGCAACAGCCCCAACAACTAccgcagcaacaacagcagtcCCATCAACAAATGAAAGGCAATGAAGAACCAAGAACTAACTTAATCATCAACTATCTACCACAAAGTATGACAGAGAAGGATCTTTACAGTCTGTTTGTAACTATTGGACCTGTGGAATCCTGTCGCGTTATGAAAGATTATAAA aCTGGATACAGTTATGGTTTTGGGTTCGTTAATTACGCAAAAGCCGAAGATGCGGCCACAGCCATAAACACCTTAAACGGGCTTCAGGTTCAAAACAAAAGACTAAAAGTATCTTTCGCACGACCATCTGGTGAAGAAATCAAAGAAACCAATCTCTATGTTACAAATTTACCAAG aaatataacAGAAAGCCAGATCGATGATATATTTAGCAAATATGGTAATATCGTACAAAAAAATATTCTCAAAGACAAAATCACTGGTTTACCAAGAGGTGTGGCATTTGTAAG ATTCGATAAACGGGAAGAGGCGCAAGAGGCGATCGCGCGGCTACACGGCACAATACCAGAAGGCGGATCAGAGCCACTTAGCGTAAAAATCGCGGAGGAACATGGAAAACAAAAAGCGGCGTACTATGCAGGATGGCAAGCTGGCTACAACCAGAGTCGAG GTACTGGTGGTAGCCTGAGCGGTGGAGGAAGAGGCAGAGGCGTCAGTGGACCACCAGGAATGGGCATGGGTATCAGTGGCAGTGGTCCAGGGATGCTGGGCAGAGCAGGTGGATTCGGACCACGCGGAGGGCCACACGGTGGATTCATTGGAGGAAGCGGTGGGCCAGGAGCCATGAGAATGGAGAAGATTCACCCTCATCGTTTCAATCCCATAGGGATGGGCGGTGGTTACGTACAGTCGCATTTCTGGTGA
- the LOC117606596 gene encoding sex-lethal homolog isoform X2 — protein sequence MFAASYWEALSSWSTQQLPNSQPTDADQQEQQNQTASGKVDQDPIELTKMTDQREQQLQQQQHQQQPQQLPQQQQQSHQQMKGNEEPRTNLIINYLPQSMTEKDLYSLFVTIGPVESCRVMKDYKTGYSYGFGFVNYAKAEDAATAINTLNGLQVQNKRLKVSFARPSGEEIKETNLYVTNLPRNITESQIDDIFSKYGNIVQKNILKDKITGLPRGVAFVRFDKREEAQEAIARLHGTIPEGGSEPLSVKIAEEHGKQKAAYYAGWQAGYNQSRGTGGSLSGGGRGRGVSGPPGMGMGISGSGPGMLGRAGGFGPRGGPHGGFIGGSGGPGAMRMEKIHPHRFNPIGMGGGYVQSHFW from the exons ATGTTTGCTGCTTCTTACTGGGAGGCATTGTCGAG TTGGAGTACGCAACAGTTGCCGAACTCTCAGCCAACGGACGCGGATCAACAAGAACAGCAGAACCAAACTGCAAGCGGAAAAGTGGACCAAGATCCTATAGAGCTTACCAAAATGACGGATCAAAGAGAGCAACAACTACAACAACAGCAGCACCAGCAACAGCCCCAACAACTAccgcagcaacaacagcagtcCCATCAACAAATGAAAGGCAATGAAGAACCAAGAACTAACTTAATCATCAACTATCTACCACAAAGTATGACAGAGAAGGATCTTTACAGTCTGTTTGTAACTATTGGACCTGTGGAATCCTGTCGCGTTATGAAAGATTATAAA aCTGGATACAGTTATGGTTTTGGGTTCGTTAATTACGCAAAAGCCGAAGATGCGGCCACAGCCATAAACACCTTAAACGGGCTTCAGGTTCAAAACAAAAGACTAAAAGTATCTTTCGCACGACCATCTGGTGAAGAAATCAAAGAAACCAATCTCTATGTTACAAATTTACCAAG aaatataacAGAAAGCCAGATCGATGATATATTTAGCAAATATGGTAATATCGTACAAAAAAATATTCTCAAAGACAAAATCACTGGTTTACCAAGAGGTGTGGCATTTGTAAG ATTCGATAAACGGGAAGAGGCGCAAGAGGCGATCGCGCGGCTACACGGCACAATACCAGAAGGCGGATCAGAGCCACTTAGCGTAAAAATCGCGGAGGAACATGGAAAACAAAAAGCGGCGTACTATGCAGGATGGCAAGCTGGCTACAACCAGAGTCGAG GTACTGGTGGTAGCCTGAGCGGTGGAGGAAGAGGCAGAGGCGTCAGTGGACCACCAGGAATGGGCATGGGTATCAGTGGCAGTGGTCCAGGGATGCTGGGCAGAGCAGGTGGATTCGGACCACGCGGAGGGCCACACGGTGGATTCATTGGAGGAAGCGGTGGGCCAGGAGCCATGAGAATGGAGAAGATTCACCCTCATCGTTTCAATCCCATAGGGATGGGCGGTGGTTACGTACAGTCGCATTTCTGGTGA